Within the Arachis duranensis cultivar V14167 chromosome 10, aradu.V14167.gnm2.J7QH, whole genome shotgun sequence genome, the region taagtgAAGACTAGAAAGAATTCTATTTTTCTaccaaaaaatcaataaatcaagAATAGTTACCTTTCTTTCCCTTAAATATAGCAAACATCCACAAGGCcccaacaaaaattaaaataaaatataaatcattTTACAACAACATAAAGTggttattttagttattttattgaatttattatagaatttattatagtgactttatcttttttaatttatttattttatgcactttctttaaGAATAGCGTAATGTAATCTTATGGTGACTCCTATATtctctttttaatatataaaaattacgtactttttcaaaagaaaaaaaactataaaaaactgaatatcaaacaaaatatttcaatttaaaaatctaattttttttcgctCAACCGTTATTTTATCTctatatcttttctatcttatcttttttaataaagtattcttttataatttttaaatttcaaatttatttacaccaaaatataaattagaaatCTAAAGTTTTTTACTGcacaataaaacaaaatgaagTTTAACAAACTTATGctattcataatttttgaataataatataaaagtcaTTAAATTTGTTAGAAcgttcatattttaaaaatgttatctcatattaattttattgaataatatgTATATCTAAGagattctattttaaataaaaaacttaaaaagagagaaaaaagaaatctAATtggttttaaacttttaataagCTCTACTGTGTTGAGcgcattagtttttttttttaaaaaaaaaaattggtaaatgAAGATTTGATAGAAAGGCACAAAATCTCCGTAATGATAATATAACTTAAattcctaaaaaataaaatttgattttgaaaataagatcAGTATGAACTTTGAAATCTGAATctatcaaattcaaattagtggCTAGCAACGCTGGCATGATGACACGTATTCCATGTATGGTTGCAGAACCCTTTAAATACGAgaccttctctctctttttcacacTCATCACTCACTACCACCAATGGCAGCCAAGCTTTCACTTTCGTTCATCATTCTGTGTGTTGTTGGTGCCGTCATGTGTGGCGGCGTTGGCATTTGTGACGGCGCTCGTTCACCGCTACCTTCCGTGGACTGTTCGAACTTGGTCCTAACAATGGCGGATTGTTTGCCATTCGTCACGAATGGGAGTACCGCAACGAAGCCAGAAGGAACATGCTGCTCTGGATTGAAGACTGTACTCAAAACTGCACCAGACTGTCTCTGTGAGGCTTTCAAAAGTAGCGTTCAGTTTGGTGTCGTCTTGAATGTCACCAAGGCCTTAGCTCTTCCTTCTGCTTGCGGTCTCTCTGATTCTTCTGCCACTGACTACTGTGGATGTAAATTCTGGACtcgtaattatttatttattattaatattaatatttagatTAATTATGGTAACGTGGTTATGGTGTTTTTGTTTTGCAGTGAGTGGAGCGCCTGCTGCTTCTCCTGGAGGTTTCTCTTTTGCCTCGTTTTGTTATTATGTGACACGTTATATTTTGTCATGTTTCTGCAACTTTCTCATATCAATCTTAATAGTAATACTTTATTTTATGTCATGTATAAAATCTTGCTTATATTGGATTTTCAGTTCTTCTCTGTTGTTGCTAGCTGTTAATCGTAATTCATATAGAGATATATTCCTTTAGTGCAATACAGAtagacattattattattgtctaCCTAACACCATTTAAAGAAGAATTATCAATAATTTACTCCGTCTTTTATGGGACTTTGTAGTCTATCattatccttttttttaattttgattaatatgATATGAGTGATTGTTTAGAATGTTACTTTTGATCCTCTAGATGTTTGTAATTTGAATGAGTTGTATTTATTCCGTAGGTGGAAGGGTTTCTCCAGGTAGTTCTCCAAGTCCAGCGTCTGGTAGTGAAGCAACAGCACCAAGTTGGAATAATAATGGTCCAATAAATGAGGTATCTCCAAGATCAGCACCATCATCACCATCTCAAGGGAAGAGCTCAGCATCAACTATGTTCCCTATTTCACCAGCATCACTCTTTCTTCCCTTATTATTGCTACGTCTCTTCTCTCTGTTTTGAATCATtcattatttcattttttagatttagtctaattagttagttagttacttgAAGAGGAACTCTATGATGTACATGTTTTCTGGCTGATTTATGAGTTTTTATTTTACCATTATATTGGATCTCATATATGCTtgcttatttttgttttgttttctttttgtcaaggcctatttttgtttgaaaataaTGTTTTTGGCATGTGTGGGCCTCTGGGATAAATTTTTAGGATAAAACCAAATTGTTTATTGGGCTTAGCTGTGATCTCTTTTACTGGACCACTTGCATGGGGGCCCAAAAGGAGAAGATACTAGCATATAGTTCCAAATCAtttgttcaaaaaaataaaataatttctcccATCTACTTTCTAATTGATTAGAAATGATCGATGATCTAGATTCTAGATGCATATTCTCCCATTGGCTAAGCTAGTTGATTCTCCATTGAAGGAGAGAAGAGTTAGAAAATGGAGTATCACAGAGACATGATCAATGTTTGGCGCAATGGCATTACAACTTGGGGCCGAAACATATAGTAAttccaaatcacaattatcCAAAAATTAAAGGGTCCTTTGACAGTTTGACTAGTTGCTCCATTTTGTCTTTACTACTGTTCATTCTTAATTGACAAATATATGCCgctaattttatttctttaatttatttcactTATTATCAATTTGCTTTTTAAGGTATAGTAGTAAAGCCATCCTGTGGAATCAAGTGTAACActttaattaaactcaacttGAGGAACATAATGTCGGCTAtggaattattatattaattttgctCATATCACATAATTTTTCTCATTGGTTATAGTCTTATAGATAACTACATACCTCTCCAAATTTAGCAGAaagtttacaataaaagaagTTAACTAATATTACCTATTTAAAAGTTAGTTCCTATATTTCGTTTCAATTGCTCTGCTAGTACATCCTGGGCTGTAAATGTTtgttttaatgttttatttatatcttCAGTTTTTAAATGTTTATGGAGACATGAACTAAAATAATCCCAAAAGTGGCAAATGGTTTCAAATGGTTAGGAGCATAAATATATATCTCGATAATCCTGGCAATTCTATACACATTATTATCCAGCTGGATTTGTCTAAAAT harbors:
- the LOC107468515 gene encoding non-specific lipid transfer protein GPI-anchored 11 → MAAKLSLSFIILCVVGAVMCGGVGICDGARSPLPSVDCSNLVLTMADCLPFVTNGSTATKPEGTCCSGLKTVLKTAPDCLCEAFKSSVQFGVVLNVTKALALPSACGLSDSSATDYCGLSGAPAASPGGGRVSPGSSPSPASGSEATAPSWNNNGPINEVSPRSAPSSPSQGKSSASTMFPISPASLFLPLLLLRLFSLF